The Thalassophryne amazonica chromosome 6, fThaAma1.1, whole genome shotgun sequence genome includes a region encoding these proteins:
- the LOC117511517 gene encoding histone-lysine N-methyltransferase SUV39H1-like encodes MCPNSKYFVFQEEFYLVKWRSFPESDNTWEPKRNLKCSRMMKQFHRDLDQVLRRHGRHYIPKKLNKEVTSFLVQKAKVRQSLQRWENHLNQTRNHPGQIFVDEVDLEGPPKNFTYINNYKVGPGIVLDEMAVGCDCKNCLDEPVNGCCPGASLHRMAYNDRGQVRLRAGEPIYECNSRCSCGPDCPNRVVQKGIQFDLCIFKTENGRGWGVRTLQRIKKNTFVMEYVGEIITTDEAEKRGHVYDCQGSTYLFDLDYVEDVYTVDAAYHGNISHFVNHSCNPNLQVFNVFINNIDERLPRIALFSTRPIRAGEELTFDYKMQIDPVDTESTKMDSSFSLAGLPSSPKKRVRVECRCGSNSCRKYLF; translated from the exons ATGTGTCCAAATTCAAAGTATTTTGTGTTTCAGGAGGAGTTCTACCTGGTCAAATGGAGGAGCTTTCCAGAGTCAGATAACACTTGGGAACCTAAACGCAACCTGAAATGCTCACGAATGATGAAGCAGTTCCATCGTGACCTGGATCAGGTGCTTAGGCGCCACGGGAGGCATTACATCCCTAAAAAGCTGAATAAAGAGGTGACTTCATTCCTGGTCCAGAAAGCCAAAGTCCGCCAGAGTCTCCAGCGCTGGGAGAACCACTTGAACCAGACGCGCAACCACCCAGGTCAAATTTTTGTTGATGAGGTAGACCTCGAAGGCCCGCCTAAGAACTTCACCTACATCAACAACTATAAAGTAGGTCCAGGCATCGTTCTCGATGAGATGGCTGTGGGTTGCGATTGCAAGAACTGTTTGGATGAACCGGTAAACGGCTGCTGTCCTGGGGCCTCTCTGCACCGCATGGCATACAATGATCGGGGGCAGGTCCGACTCCGGGCAGGTGAACCGATATACGAGTGTAACTCTCGATGCAGCTGTGGCCCTGATTGTCCCAACAGAGTGGTGCAGAAGGGAATCCAGTTTGATCTGTGCATCTTCAAAACGGAAAACGGCAGGGGATGGGGAGTCCGTACACTGCAGCGCATTAAGAAGAACACCTTCGTCATGGAGTACGTGGGAGAG ATCATAACAACTGATGAAGCCGAGAAAAGGGGCCATGTGTACGACTGCCAAGGCTCCACGTACCTGTTTGACCTGGACTATGTGGAAGACGTGTACACGGTGGATGCTGCTTACCACGGAAACATCTCCCATTTTGTCAACCACAGC TGTAACCCCAACTTGCAGGTGTTCAACGTCTTCATCAACAACATTGACGAGAGGCTTCCTCGAATTGCTTTGTTTTCAACGCGACCCATTCGGGCCGGAGAGGAGCTCACCTTTGACTACAAGATGCAGA TTGATCCAGTCGACACCGAAAGCACCAAAATGGATTCCAGTTTCAGTTTAGCGGGACTGCCCAGCTCTCCAAAGAAGAGGGTTCGGGTGGAGTGTCGGTGTGGGTCCAACTCGTGTCGGAAATACCTCTTCTGA